Proteins encoded within one genomic window of Rhinoderma darwinii isolate aRhiDar2 chromosome 5, aRhiDar2.hap1, whole genome shotgun sequence:
- the LOC142652457 gene encoding protein kinase C delta type-like, with protein sequence MRHNKKRKRDKQEVRSSRESEEEQPPQKRKVLDTILEKEPIENEEPPMTLAGLPVEASDYINKKGKRSRKRNNRKRDRTSYKKGGEKYENSNPKIDILKRTQDSDGESNILKRKREKDLERSPTSASYCPTGKGYRLLLKTPEKLLTSGIDHLSNSRIAKRQKTLSESQRSKLETGESETHPSDTIDIVAAPVSLSDFTFYKVLGIGSYGKVMLASHPSSRQQLAVKIVKKRLLLEDSRESVLIERQALEITEHSRLFTHAFATFQTEDYVFFAMEYITGGELRDFISRRAPCDIATTRFISAEIICGLQYLHSRGVIHRDLKPENILMDSAGHVKIADFGLAAINIFGSKKITEHAGTIGYMAPEVLLMKPYNANVDFFSFGVILFEMAVGQFPFYEGNNPARILRSIRCPRYPENLHPPIRNILEGLFCNSSKQRQGLCDTIRQHQFFAEINWPELEAGKACPPFEIEPTPVVEYDETIPLDTLLSAEEAQKPPIPPEDKQLFCGFSYISHKWR encoded by the exons ATGAGACATAACAAAAAAAGAAAGCGTGATAAACAAGAGGTGAGGAGTAGTAGGGAGAGTGAGGAAGAACAGCCACCTCAGAAGAGAAAGGTTCTTGATACCATCTTAGAAAAGGAACCTATTGAGAATGAGGAGCCCCCCATGACATTAGCTGGGCTTCCAGTGGAGGCATCAGACTACATCAATAAGAAGGGGAAAAGGAGTAGGAAGAGGAATAACAGAAAGAGAGATCGGACCTCTTACAAGAAGGGAGGAGAGAAATATGAAAACTCAAATCCTAAAATTGACATCCTAAAGAGAACCCAAGACAGCGATGGGGAAAGTAACATCctgaagagaaagagagagaaggacCTGGAGAGGAGCCCAACATCTGCCAGCTACTGCCCTACAGGAAAGGGGTATAGATTGCTGCTCAAAACACCAGAAAAGCTCCTCACATCCGGGATCGACCATCTGTCCAATAGCAGGATTGCCAAGAGACAGAAAACTCTTTCTGAAAGTCAAAGGAGCAAATTGGAAACAG GAGAAAGTGAGACCCATCCATCGGATACCATAGATATAGTGGCAGCTCCTGTCAGTTTGTCAGATTTTACATTCTATAAGGTGCTTGGAATAGGTAGTTATGGAAAG GTAATGCTGGCTTCACATCCGTCCAGCAGGCAACAGCTTGCCGTGAAAATTGTGAAGAAAAGGCTATTACTAGAGGACTCCAGAGAATCCGTCCTCATAGAGCGTCAGGCCCTGGAGATCACTGAACACAGCCGGCTCTTCACCCATGCCTTTGCGACTTTCCAAACTGAG GATTATGTGTTTTTTGCCATGGAGTATATCACTGGAGGAGAACTCCGTGATTTCATCAGTCGGAGAGCTCCTTGTGACATCGCCACCACCAG ATTTATTTCGGCTGAAATTATCTGCGGTTTGCAGTATCTGCACTCAAGGGGCGTTATACACAG AGATCTAAAACCGGAAAATATACTCATGGACAGCGCCGGTCACGTTAAGATCGCCGATTTTGGCCTGGCAGCAATAAACATCTTTGGATCAAAAAAGATCACGGAGCATGCAGGGACTATAGGCTACATGGCTCCAGAG GTTCTACTTATGAAGCCTTACAACGCCAACGTGGACTTCTTCTCCTTTGGAGTCATTTTGTTTGAAATGGCTGTTGGACAATTTCCATTTTACGAGGGAAACAACCCTGCTAGGATCCTGCGTTCTATCCGCTGTCCCCGTTACCCTGAGAACCTGCATCCTCCTATAAGGAACATCCTAGAGGGG CTCTTCTGTAATTCATCTAAGCAGCGTCAGGGGCTTTGTGACACCATAAGGCAACATCAATTCTTTGCAGAAATCAACTGGCCAGAACTAGAGGCAGGAAAAGCGTGCCCTCCATTTGAAATAGAACCA ACTCCAGTTGTGGAATATGATGAGACAATTCCACTAGATACCCTGCTGTCTGCTGAGGAAGCACAGAAACCCCCAATACCACCGGAGGACAAACAGCTATTCTGTGGCTTCTCCTACATAAGCCACAAGTGGAGATGA